A region of Nostoc sp. 'Peltigera membranacea cyanobiont' N6 DNA encodes the following proteins:
- a CDS encoding isochorismatase family cysteine hydrolase, with amino-acid sequence MNFCLFIIDIQNGFITQNTSHIPQRVKSLLEQNIFEHVIFTKFINTPNSPYVKYLNWHNLISPSEQKIVDEIEPFAQATFDKTIYTACNEETLNFLNKNDIQKVFICGLDTDSCVLKTAVDFFENNMKPYILEYYSASTGGDKIHQAGILGLSQMIGVNNIVTEPLDKQNLNKYLQLV; translated from the coding sequence ATGAACTTCTGCCTATTTATCATTGATATTCAAAATGGATTTATCACTCAAAATACAAGCCATATTCCACAAAGGGTTAAATCCTTATTAGAGCAAAATATCTTTGAACACGTCATCTTCACAAAATTTATAAATACACCCAACAGTCCTTATGTCAAATATCTAAATTGGCACAATCTCATATCACCATCTGAGCAAAAAATTGTGGATGAAATTGAACCATTTGCTCAAGCAACTTTTGATAAAACTATATATACCGCTTGTAATGAAGAGACACTTAATTTTTTAAACAAAAATGATATCCAAAAAGTATTTATTTGTGGATTAGATACTGATTCTTGTGTTTTAAAAACTGCTGTTGATTTTTTTGAGAACAATATGAAACCTTATATTTTAGAATATTATTCAGCATCAACAGGAGGGGATAAAATTCACCAGGCAGGTATTTTAGGATTAAGTCAGATGATTGGGGTAAATAATATTGTAACTGAACCTTTAGATAAGCAGAATCTAAATAAGTACTTACAGTTAGTATAA
- a CDS encoding NADPH-dependent FMN reductase, which translates to MASTPKILAFAGSTRIDSYNKKLVKIAAAGAQVAGAEVTYLDLRDLPLPLFDEDLEAQEGLPANARTLKDLLISHQGLLIASPEYNSSLTAVLKNAIDWASRPAANEAPLAAFAGKVATIMSASPGALGGLRGLVHLRSILGNIKVLVLPDQIALPKAYEAFNHDGTLKDPKQQESIEQLGNGLTKILLKLN; encoded by the coding sequence ATGGCATCTACACCTAAAATCCTCGCCTTTGCTGGCAGCACCCGGATTGATTCTTACAACAAAAAACTGGTAAAAATCGCGGCGGCTGGCGCTCAGGTAGCAGGCGCAGAAGTGACTTATCTAGACCTCCGTGATTTGCCCCTACCTCTGTTTGATGAAGATTTGGAAGCTCAAGAAGGATTACCTGCCAACGCCCGCACTTTAAAGGATTTGCTGATTTCTCATCAAGGATTGCTGATTGCTTCGCCGGAATATAACAGTTCACTCACAGCAGTTTTGAAGAACGCCATTGACTGGGCATCCCGTCCAGCCGCAAATGAAGCGCCATTGGCTGCTTTTGCAGGTAAAGTTGCTACTATTATGAGCGCTTCCCCAGGCGCTCTTGGTGGTTTGCGCGGGTTGGTTCACCTGCGTTCTATTTTGGGAAACATCAAAGTTTTGGTACTACCCGATCAAATCGCATTACCCAAAGCTTACGAAGCCTTCAATCATGATGGCACTTTAAAAGATCCGAAACAGCAAGAATCTATTGAGCAGTTGGGTAATGGCTTAACAAAAATATTGCTGAAGCTTAATTAA
- a CDS encoding TSUP family transporter, with the protein MSNISIQLLLIGLVSGIAGGMFGIGGGAIMIPAMVLVIGLDQKLATGTSVAAQILPIGILAALVYHRNGNLNIKYALIIAVGLIVGNFFGALFANQAFISSELMRKLYGIFVLMIGIRYLL; encoded by the coding sequence ATGTCTAATATCTCGATCCAACTATTGTTAATCGGTTTAGTTTCTGGTATTGCGGGTGGGATGTTTGGTATCGGTGGCGGCGCAATTATGATTCCGGCAATGGTGTTAGTAATTGGTTTAGATCAGAAGTTAGCTACAGGGACTTCTGTAGCTGCTCAAATTTTGCCAATCGGCATTTTAGCAGCTTTAGTTTACCATCGCAATGGGAATCTTAATATCAAATATGCCCTGATTATTGCAGTTGGTTTAATCGTGGGTAACTTCTTCGGGGCATTGTTTGCAAATCAGGCGTTTATTAGCAGCGAGTTGATGAGAAAGCTGTATGGTATCTTTGTGTTAATGATAGGTATTCGTTATCTACTATAG
- a CDS encoding acetamidase/formamidase family protein: protein MTHHLLKASKETVHLGGFSHLLEPVLIIDSGDTVDVETYTGYYVYDKAPPEFVTPEFLDICQNLLPERKIAGGPHLLTGPIYVRDAEPGDVLEVQLDAIAPSLPVGFNAIRTGWGALPQQFPQPALRFIPLDLANNIAEFPAGAGIKIPLKPFFGILGVATPETSRTSIPPGSYGGNMDNRELLAGSRLFLPIFVKGALFSIGDGHSAQGDGEVNVTAIETSMNGRITLKLRKDLQLTTPIAETPTHIITMGFAQTLDEALELALKNTIDFLESFANLSPEDAYVLCSLAVNFHITQVVNSPNKGVHGMLPKSIFSQKINL, encoded by the coding sequence ATGACTCACCATCTTTTAAAAGCATCAAAAGAAACCGTTCATCTGGGTGGTTTCTCGCATCTACTAGAACCAGTACTGATTATTGACTCTGGCGATACCGTTGATGTGGAAACTTATACTGGTTACTACGTTTACGACAAAGCACCACCTGAATTTGTCACACCAGAATTTCTTGATATCTGCCAAAATCTTCTACCAGAACGCAAGATTGCTGGGGGGCCGCATTTACTCACAGGGCCGATTTATGTGCGCGATGCCGAACCAGGGGATGTTTTAGAAGTACAATTAGATGCGATCGCACCTAGTTTACCCGTCGGCTTTAATGCCATTCGTACAGGTTGGGGAGCTTTACCACAGCAGTTTCCTCAACCTGCGTTGAGATTCATTCCTCTAGATTTAGCAAATAATATCGCGGAATTTCCGGCGGGTGCTGGCATCAAAATTCCCCTCAAACCGTTTTTTGGGATTCTTGGTGTCGCTACTCCAGAAACCTCCCGAACTTCTATCCCACCAGGTTCTTACGGCGGTAATATGGACAACCGGGAATTACTTGCTGGTTCTCGTTTATTTTTGCCGATTTTTGTAAAAGGTGCATTATTTTCTATTGGTGATGGGCATTCTGCACAAGGAGATGGCGAGGTAAATGTCACCGCCATTGAAACTTCTATGAATGGTAGAATTACCCTCAAACTTCGCAAGGATTTACAACTGACAACACCAATTGCCGAAACTCCAACTCATATTATTACAATGGGCTTTGCTCAAACCTTGGATGAAGCTTTAGAACTGGCTTTAAAAAACACGATCGATTTTCTGGAAAGCTTTGCAAATTTGTCGCCAGAAGATGCTTATGTATTGTGTAGTTTAGCTGTGAATTTTCACATCACTCAAGTTGTGAACAGTCCTAACAAAGGTGTTCATGGAATGCTACCTAAGTCAATATTTTCTCAGAAAATTAATTTATAG